From a single Sporosarcina oncorhynchi genomic region:
- the nusA gene encoding transcription termination factor NusA, translating to MSSDLLDALTALEKQKGIPREVIVDAIEAALVTAYKRNFNQAQNVRVDLNLDKGTMKVFARKDVVEEVEDDRLQIALEDALAINPAYELTDIVEEEVTPRDFGRIAAQTAKQVVTQRVREAERGLIYDEYVDREDDIVNGIVERLDARNLYVGLGKVEAVLPAGEQITTETFKPHDRIKVYITKVERTSRGPQVFVSRTHPGLLRRLFEMEVPEIYDGIVEIKSIAREAGDRSKISVHTNNADVDPVGACVGSRGARVQSVSNELNGEKVDIVEWSEDPVIFVANALSPSKVLDVHVNEEDRSTTVVVPDYQLSLAIGKRGQNARLAAKLTGWKIDIKSETDARELGIYPNENSLMEIEGKFETDVYADLDNGNDKYEDDPYSETESEETVIDTIDLYSETDED from the coding sequence ATGAGTAGTGATCTACTCGATGCATTGACAGCCCTTGAAAAACAGAAAGGCATTCCAAGGGAAGTAATTGTGGACGCTATTGAAGCGGCACTTGTCACCGCATACAAACGGAATTTCAACCAAGCGCAGAACGTGCGTGTGGATTTGAACTTGGATAAGGGCACGATGAAAGTTTTCGCACGTAAAGATGTAGTGGAAGAAGTGGAAGACGACAGACTTCAAATTGCTCTTGAAGACGCACTGGCTATCAATCCTGCCTATGAACTTACGGATATCGTTGAAGAGGAAGTCACGCCACGTGATTTCGGGCGTATCGCTGCTCAGACAGCTAAGCAGGTTGTCACACAGCGTGTACGTGAAGCTGAGCGTGGTCTAATCTACGACGAATATGTTGACCGTGAAGACGATATCGTCAACGGGATAGTCGAGCGTCTGGACGCAAGGAATCTTTATGTCGGCTTGGGGAAAGTCGAAGCTGTATTGCCTGCAGGCGAACAGATTACGACTGAAACATTTAAACCGCATGACCGGATAAAGGTTTATATAACGAAAGTCGAACGGACTTCGCGCGGACCGCAAGTTTTTGTATCCCGCACACATCCCGGTCTTCTTCGCAGATTGTTTGAAATGGAAGTACCGGAAATCTATGATGGTATAGTTGAGATAAAGTCGATTGCGCGTGAAGCTGGAGACCGATCGAAGATTTCCGTTCATACAAACAACGCTGATGTGGATCCTGTAGGGGCATGTGTCGGTTCAAGAGGTGCTCGCGTACAATCCGTTTCGAATGAATTAAATGGCGAGAAAGTCGATATCGTAGAATGGTCTGAAGATCCTGTCATATTTGTTGCCAACGCATTGAGCCCTTCCAAAGTACTGGATGTTCATGTGAATGAAGAAGACAGATCGACTACAGTCGTTGTCCCTGATTATCAGCTATCTTTGGCAATTGGTAAGCGCGGACAGAATGCTAGGCTTGCAGCCAAGTTGACCGGTTGGAAAATTGATATTAAGAGCGAAACAGATGCACGAGAATTGGGCATCTATCCAAATGAAAACAGTCTGATGGAAATTGAAGGTAAATTCGAAACAGACGTATATGCAGATTTGGATAATGGAAACGATAAGTACGAAGACGATCCTTATTCAGAGACTGAGTCTGAGGAAACCGTCATCGATACGATCGATCTTTATTCGGAAACAGACGAAGACTAA
- a CDS encoding proline--tRNA ligase, with the protein MKQSRTFIPTIREIPTEADIISHQLLLRAGFVRRHMNGVYSYLPLAHKVLRKIENIIREEMENIDAVELSMPSLQQMELLAETESGISDRSDLFMLTDRSDRKMALGLDQASIITKIVQDEIKSYKKLPLTLYQIATLFKDEKRPRFGLIRMREYMMTNAYSFHADQESLNEKYKDMMNAYSTVFTRLGLDVRTVIANGTGSAGNKSHKFMSLSEVGEATIAYSDASTYAALMEMAEVNANYVLPNDSLKAMEKIETPNQHTVEEISTFLDIAPSKIIKTLIFKVNDDFVAILMRGDHMINESKLKRALGTTAISLASEHEIKDVLSCEPGSIGPVKLPLDTKVYADHAVGFIVNGVSGANENGYHLMNVNPERDFAIDDYMDLRFIQEGDPSPDGIGVIKFAAGIDLGFVTDIGDDISGTMDASFLDEQGNANSFVMGSYGLGISRILAAIAEQYNDANGLKWPKQLAPYDIHLVTVNIEDETQKQLSEEMYHLLKSYRYAVLYDDRHERPGVKFADSDLIGLPIRITIGKKAQDGIVEVKLRSTGEIFEWQREEITEKLQPFFG; encoded by the coding sequence ATGAAGCAATCACGAACTTTCATACCGACAATTCGTGAAATCCCAACTGAAGCCGACATCATCTCCCATCAGTTATTACTGAGAGCTGGATTTGTGAGACGGCATATGAACGGGGTGTATTCCTATCTGCCTCTAGCCCATAAAGTATTGCGGAAAATAGAAAACATCATCCGTGAGGAGATGGAAAATATTGATGCTGTTGAACTTTCAATGCCATCGCTGCAACAGATGGAACTATTGGCTGAAACGGAAAGCGGAATTTCAGATCGCTCGGACTTGTTCATGCTAACAGATCGATCCGATCGCAAAATGGCATTGGGTCTTGATCAGGCAAGTATCATAACTAAAATTGTTCAGGATGAGATTAAATCCTATAAAAAACTACCGTTGACACTTTATCAGATTGCCACATTATTCAAAGATGAAAAGCGTCCTCGTTTCGGTTTGATACGTATGCGTGAATATATGATGACAAATGCCTACTCTTTCCATGCGGACCAAGAAAGCCTTAATGAGAAATACAAAGATATGATGAATGCCTATTCAACTGTATTTACAAGATTAGGCTTGGATGTCCGAACGGTCATTGCAAATGGAACTGGATCTGCCGGTAATAAGTCCCACAAGTTTATGTCGTTATCTGAAGTTGGAGAAGCGACAATTGCTTACAGTGACGCATCCACTTATGCTGCCCTTATGGAAATGGCGGAAGTGAATGCCAATTATGTATTGCCGAATGATTCTCTTAAAGCAATGGAAAAAATAGAAACGCCAAATCAACACACAGTTGAAGAAATTTCGACATTTCTTGACATAGCCCCTTCAAAGATCATTAAGACCCTTATATTCAAAGTAAATGATGATTTTGTTGCGATATTAATGCGTGGGGATCATATGATCAATGAATCGAAACTGAAACGTGCTCTAGGGACAACTGCTATTTCATTGGCATCTGAACATGAAATTAAAGATGTCTTGTCCTGTGAACCTGGCTCCATTGGTCCCGTAAAGTTACCACTTGACACAAAGGTATATGCGGATCATGCTGTCGGTTTCATAGTGAACGGAGTGAGTGGTGCGAACGAAAATGGTTATCATTTGATGAACGTAAATCCTGAACGCGACTTCGCTATTGATGACTATATGGATTTGCGGTTTATCCAAGAAGGAGATCCTTCTCCGGATGGAATTGGGGTTATTAAGTTTGCGGCCGGTATCGATTTAGGGTTCGTAACTGACATTGGCGACGATATTAGCGGAACAATGGATGCCTCATTCCTAGATGAACAAGGAAATGCTAACTCCTTCGTCATGGGTAGCTACGGGCTTGGAATTTCTCGGATACTCGCAGCAATTGCAGAACAATATAACGATGCGAACGGCTTAAAGTGGCCAAAACAGTTAGCCCCATATGATATACATCTCGTAACCGTCAATATAGAAGATGAAACACAGAAACAGCTTTCAGAAGAAATGTATCATCTATTAAAATCGTACAGATATGCAGTTTTATATGACGATCGGCATGAACGTCCAGGTGTAAAGTTCGCCGATTCCGACTTGATAGGTTTACCGATTCGTATAACAATCGGCAAGAAAGCCCAAGACGGAATTGTAGAAGTGAAATTACGGTCAACTGGAGAGATATTTGAGTGGCAACGCGAAGAAATCACTGAGAAACTACAGCCGTTCTTTGGATAG
- a CDS encoding PolC-type DNA polymerase III encodes MDAKMKLLTLLQQIGLTDDQTIVHFQHGTLERVDIHRKSRVWQFNVQLQKTLPIEIFRLFHQRLTETFRTIATVRIQISTNSTERDIESLIGYWPYVIEEMRDMSPPIRDCLVGQQPVMSGEKMTLTCSSEFEQQTMKNKYVKLIMDVYSSFGFPPMAIEFIVNEKVEENEAERIAFIAQKEAEEEAYAKTALANLQRVEALKKENGGAGNRPFVLGTPIKQDEHILDIQTIQDEERRVAIEGYVFDAEVRELRSGRSLLTIKVTDYTDSILVKMFSRDNEDAELMKTLKKGAWIRARGSIQNDTFVRDLIMMAQDIMEVAPVIRKDNAPADRKRIELHAHTTMSQMDAVTSASALVEQAAKWGHPAVAITDHANVQAFPEAYAAGKKNGIKVLFGLEANLVDDGVPIVFDEQHRKLENDTYIVFDVETTGLSAVYDTIIELAAVRVVNGEIVDTFERFANPHHPLSSTTTELTGITDDMVKDAPEVSEVIKDFKEFIGDGILVAHNAKFDMGFFYEASKRADLHDTSYPVIDTLELARFLYPELRNHRLNTLAKKFDIELTQHHRAIYDTEATAYLFIRFMKEAAEKGIVYLDDFNKNIGEGDAYKRSRPSHCTLLAVDDEGLKNLFKLVSISHMDYFYRVPRIPRSLLTKYRNGLLVGSGCDKGEVFEGLMQKSMEEVEEIASFYDYLELHPKPVYSHLMELELIRDEWNLEDIMRKMIKLGKKTGLPVCATGNVHYIDETDSTYRQVLVRSQGGANPMNRHSLPEVHFRTTDEMLEHFAFLGEEIANEIVIDNPTKIAGRIGDVKVIKDELFTPTIEGADEEVRELTYSMAHHIYGDNLPEVLEARIEKELKSIIDNGFAVIYLISHKLVKRSLDEGYLVGSRGSVGSSLVATMMEITEVNPMPPHYVCPSCKVSEFFDDGSVSSGFDLPDKACSACGAMFKKDGHDIPFETFLGFNGDKVPDIDLNFSGEYQAHAHNYTKELFGEDFVYRAGTIGTVAEKTAYGYVRGYMNDNNLNLRGAEIDRLVQGCTGVKRNTGQHPGGIIVVPDDMDIFDFTPIQFPADDTGSSWRTTHFDFHSIDNNLLKLDILGHDDPTMIKMLEDLSGIDPKTIPPDDAGVMALFSGTSSLGVTEEQIDCKTGTLGVPEFGTRFVRQMLEETKPSTFSELIQISGLSHGTDVWLGNAQELIQNKTCQLSEVIGCRDDIMVYLIYQGLDPSMAFKIMESVRKGKGLTPEFEEQMKANNVPAWYISSCKKIKYMFPKAHAAAYVMMALRIAYFKVHHPIMYYATYFTVRATDYDLVTMTKGSASIRAKVKEINDKGLEASPKEKNLLTVLEIALEMSERGFTMAKPDLYKSDASVFIIDGNSLIPPFDSIPSLGTGVAKTIVEARKDGIFLSKEDLQQRGRVSKTVTEYMDTLGCLEGLPDANQLSLF; translated from the coding sequence ATGGATGCGAAAATGAAATTACTGACTTTGCTTCAGCAAATCGGTCTGACTGATGACCAGACAATTGTCCATTTTCAACATGGGACGCTGGAACGCGTTGATATCCATCGAAAATCAAGAGTTTGGCAATTCAACGTGCAACTACAGAAGACCTTGCCAATCGAAATCTTTCGTCTGTTCCATCAACGTTTGACTGAAACGTTCCGTACAATCGCGACGGTCAGAATACAAATTAGTACAAACTCTACCGAAAGAGACATCGAGTCACTTATCGGTTATTGGCCATATGTCATCGAAGAAATGCGAGACATGTCCCCGCCAATCCGGGATTGTCTCGTTGGGCAACAACCGGTTATGTCCGGTGAAAAGATGACGCTAACTTGTTCATCTGAATTTGAGCAACAGACGATGAAAAACAAATATGTCAAACTTATTATGGATGTCTATTCTTCCTTCGGTTTCCCACCTATGGCGATTGAATTTATTGTCAATGAAAAAGTTGAGGAAAATGAAGCTGAACGAATTGCTTTCATTGCCCAAAAAGAAGCAGAAGAAGAAGCGTATGCGAAAACTGCGTTGGCAAATCTACAAAGAGTAGAAGCCTTAAAGAAAGAAAATGGCGGAGCAGGAAACAGGCCATTTGTTTTAGGGACACCGATCAAACAGGATGAGCACATTCTTGATATTCAGACAATCCAAGATGAAGAACGCCGGGTTGCAATCGAGGGGTATGTCTTTGATGCAGAAGTGAGGGAGTTGCGCAGCGGCCGTTCCTTGCTGACGATTAAAGTGACAGATTACACTGATTCAATCCTCGTGAAAATGTTCTCACGCGATAACGAAGATGCAGAACTGATGAAGACATTGAAGAAAGGTGCATGGATTCGTGCGCGCGGGAGCATTCAAAATGACACATTTGTCAGAGATTTGATCATGATGGCACAGGACATAATGGAAGTTGCGCCGGTCATCCGAAAAGACAATGCACCGGCAGACCGCAAACGAATCGAACTGCATGCCCATACGACAATGAGCCAGATGGACGCAGTCACTTCGGCATCCGCTTTAGTGGAACAAGCCGCTAAATGGGGTCACCCAGCTGTTGCAATTACAGATCATGCGAATGTCCAAGCCTTCCCGGAAGCGTATGCAGCTGGAAAGAAAAATGGCATCAAAGTGCTCTTTGGATTAGAGGCGAATCTAGTCGATGATGGAGTACCAATTGTTTTTGATGAACAGCACAGGAAACTCGAAAATGATACCTATATCGTTTTTGACGTTGAAACAACAGGGCTTTCCGCGGTTTATGATACGATCATCGAATTGGCCGCTGTACGTGTTGTAAATGGAGAGATTGTTGATACGTTTGAACGTTTTGCCAACCCTCATCATCCATTGTCATCTACCACAACGGAATTAACAGGTATTACAGACGATATGGTTAAAGACGCTCCTGAGGTTTCAGAAGTGATAAAGGACTTCAAGGAATTTATCGGAGATGGCATCCTCGTCGCGCATAATGCGAAATTTGACATGGGCTTTTTCTATGAAGCAAGCAAGCGGGCAGATCTTCACGACACAAGTTATCCCGTTATCGATACATTGGAGTTAGCACGTTTCCTTTATCCGGAACTGCGAAATCACCGATTGAATACATTAGCTAAGAAATTTGACATCGAATTGACCCAGCATCACCGAGCTATCTACGATACTGAAGCTACAGCCTATTTATTTATTCGCTTCATGAAAGAGGCTGCTGAAAAGGGAATCGTATACTTGGACGATTTCAATAAGAATATTGGTGAAGGTGATGCTTACAAGCGATCCAGGCCGTCACACTGTACATTACTTGCAGTAGATGATGAAGGATTGAAAAACTTGTTTAAGCTCGTTTCGATTTCTCATATGGATTACTTTTACCGTGTTCCTCGGATACCTAGATCCCTTTTGACGAAATATAGGAATGGCCTACTAGTTGGTTCCGGTTGCGACAAAGGGGAAGTATTCGAAGGATTGATGCAGAAATCGATGGAAGAAGTCGAAGAAATCGCTAGTTTTTATGATTATCTGGAACTTCATCCGAAGCCTGTCTATTCCCATCTTATGGAACTCGAACTAATTCGGGATGAATGGAATTTAGAAGATATCATGCGAAAGATGATCAAACTTGGCAAGAAGACAGGTTTGCCCGTTTGCGCTACCGGCAACGTTCACTATATTGATGAAACGGATAGCACATACCGTCAAGTCCTCGTCCGCTCGCAAGGAGGGGCGAATCCGATGAACCGGCATTCGTTGCCTGAAGTGCATTTCCGTACAACAGATGAGATGTTAGAGCACTTTGCTTTTTTAGGCGAAGAAATTGCAAATGAAATAGTGATTGACAACCCAACAAAGATCGCTGGTCGCATCGGTGATGTCAAAGTTATTAAAGATGAGTTGTTTACGCCGACAATTGAAGGTGCAGACGAAGAAGTTCGTGAATTGACGTATTCGATGGCACATCATATTTACGGAGATAACCTTCCAGAAGTACTTGAAGCACGGATCGAAAAAGAATTGAAATCAATCATCGACAATGGCTTTGCCGTCATTTATCTTATTTCACATAAATTGGTCAAGAGATCGTTGGATGAAGGATATTTGGTTGGATCCCGCGGCTCTGTCGGTTCGTCTCTCGTTGCTACAATGATGGAGATAACTGAAGTGAACCCGATGCCTCCACATTATGTATGTCCATCTTGTAAAGTATCGGAGTTCTTCGATGATGGTTCCGTCAGTTCTGGATTCGATTTACCAGACAAAGCATGTTCTGCATGTGGAGCTATGTTCAAAAAAGACGGACATGATATTCCATTTGAGACATTTTTAGGTTTCAACGGCGACAAGGTTCCGGATATCGATTTGAACTTCAGTGGGGAATATCAGGCACATGCCCACAATTATACGAAAGAGCTTTTCGGTGAAGATTTTGTCTATCGGGCAGGTACAATCGGTACAGTAGCTGAGAAAACAGCTTACGGGTATGTTCGGGGTTATATGAATGATAATAACCTGAACCTGCGAGGAGCAGAAATTGACCGTCTTGTCCAAGGTTGTACTGGGGTCAAGCGGAATACAGGCCAGCACCCGGGCGGCATTATCGTCGTACCAGATGATATGGATATTTTCGATTTCACGCCTATTCAGTTCCCTGCAGATGATACAGGGTCAAGTTGGAGAACGACACATTTCGATTTTCACTCTATTGATAACAACTTACTCAAACTCGATATTCTCGGTCATGATGATCCTACAATGATTAAAATGTTGGAAGACTTATCGGGTATTGATCCGAAAACAATTCCTCCGGATGATGCGGGAGTTATGGCGTTGTTCAGCGGAACCTCTTCTCTTGGTGTGACGGAAGAACAGATTGACTGCAAGACAGGCACGTTAGGTGTACCTGAGTTCGGTACTCGCTTTGTTCGTCAAATGCTTGAAGAAACGAAACCGTCGACATTCTCGGAACTGATTCAAATATCGGGGCTATCCCACGGGACGGATGTGTGGCTCGGCAATGCCCAGGAATTGATTCAGAACAAAACATGTCAATTGTCAGAAGTAATCGGATGCCGTGATGATATTATGGTGTACTTGATTTATCAGGGGCTTGACCCGTCCATGGCATTTAAAATTATGGAGTCCGTTCGTAAAGGAAAAGGGCTGACACCTGAATTTGAAGAACAAATGAAGGCGAATAACGTTCCGGCCTGGTATATTAGCTCATGTAAAAAGATTAAATACATGTTCCCTAAGGCGCACGCCGCCGCATATGTAATGATGGCACTTCGTATTGCCTATTTTAAAGTGCATCATCCGATTATGTATTACGCAACGTACTTTACGGTGCGGGCGACTGATTACGATTTGGTCACAATGACAAAAGGCAGCGCTTCGATCCGTGCGAAAGTAAAGGAAATCAATGATAAAGGACTGGAAGCTTCTCCAAAAGAAAAGAATTTACTTACAGTATTGGAAATTGCTCTGGAAATGTCTGAACGCGGATTTACGATGGCAAAACCGGATTTATACAAGTCTGATGCGTCTGTTTTTATTATTGACGGCAATAGTCTTATTCCACCATTTGATTCAATTCCTTCACTTGGGACAGGCGTAGCAAAAACGATTGTCGAAGCTCGAAAGGACGGCATATTCTTATCGAAAGAGGACTTGCAACAACGTGGACGTGTTTCGAAAACTGTTACAGAATATATGGATACATTAGGATGTTTGGAAGGACTGCCTGATGCCAACCAACTTTCACTTTTCTGA
- the rimP gene encoding ribosome maturation factor RimP, giving the protein MSKITEDVEKLVSPIVQDLELELVDVEFLKEGRDWFLRVYIDTPEGNIDIEQCAQVSERLSEELDRTDPIPQNYFLEVSSPGAERPLKKEEDFLKAVGQYVFIKTYEPINGMKEFEGHLLAYGPETAEVEIRIKTRKLKVEIAKEKIALARLAIDFSA; this is encoded by the coding sequence ATGAGTAAAATTACAGAAGATGTCGAAAAACTCGTCAGTCCGATTGTGCAAGACCTCGAGTTGGAATTAGTTGATGTTGAATTCTTGAAAGAAGGAAGAGACTGGTTTTTGCGTGTTTATATCGATACGCCAGAAGGAAATATCGATATTGAACAATGTGCGCAAGTCAGTGAGAGGCTAAGTGAGGAATTAGACAGGACTGATCCAATCCCACAAAATTATTTCCTCGAAGTTTCTTCACCTGGAGCAGAACGACCTTTAAAGAAGGAAGAGGATTTCCTGAAAGCTGTCGGGCAATATGTGTTTATCAAAACATACGAACCGATCAACGGCATGAAAGAATTCGAAGGCCATCTGCTAGCATATGGTCCTGAAACTGCAGAAGTTGAAATCCGCATCAAGACGAGGAAGTTGAAAGTCGAGATCGCGAAGGAAAAAATTGCATTAGCAAGATTGGCGATTGATTTTTCCGCATAA